A genomic region of Denticeps clupeoides chromosome 9, fDenClu1.1, whole genome shotgun sequence contains the following coding sequences:
- the sik1 gene encoding serine/threonine-protein kinase SIK1, with translation MVVLREARPLQVGFYEIIRTLGKGNFAVVKLARHKVTKTQVAIKIIDKTRLNSSNLEKIYREVQIMKLLNHPHIIKLYQVMETKDMLYIVTEYAKNGEMFDYLTSNGRMTEDEARRKFWQILTAVDYCHRHHIVHRDLKTENLLLDANMNIKLADFGFGNFYNAGEPLSTWCGSPPYAAPEVFEGKEYEGPQLDIWSLGVVLYVLVCGSLPFDGATLPALRQRVMEGRFRIPFFMSQDCENLIRKMLVVDPTKRITMAQIKQHRWMLADPMAPRHALSVSLTDYNSNLGDYSEPVLSIMQTLGIDRQKTVESLQSSSYNHFSAIYYLLLERVKEYRSQQITLHCGTWGQRPRSLSDATSQEVMIESSKSFRSTFPSPAKKVPSEMECDQGGLFQRVVCPVEANLTGLLWSRSISPNSLLETTISEEVRPPDLDEEDCLASVTPPHLPSTASRRHTLAEVSARFHQCNPPCIVVSSVSPSDGAASDSCLKSSSDPHPSLSTPAVGLSTLLLSGGCSEALVPTPAPLALSSTLLLQNQGTLLAASFQEGRRASDTSLTQGLKAFRQQLRKNTRTKGLLGLNKIKGLARQVCPPTSCPRGSRGSLVPSMCAPSSLPSSGSTRERRSMLEEVLHQQRMLQIQHQSQAQVLPQSVLQGSSQQPILFLSQPQQHPASPPRPSNVFAPSTLLPEPAGHAPLLLPHWPAHLAAAHGLIYPSSSSLSPVASAAYLLEAQLHISQHPVRIMAYPHRPIQTQGQPSFLPHQGILTSPGVEPELLDLGRAGKQRQLNSCVMVK, from the exons gttatggagactaaggaCATGTTATATATCGTCACAGAATATGCAAAAAATGGAGAGATGTTTG ACTACCTCACGAGCAATGGTCGCATGACAGAAGATGAAGCCCGAAGGAAGTTCTGGCAGATCCTGACGGCGGTGGACTACTGCCACCGTCACCACATCGTCCACCGGGACCTGAAGACTGAGAACCTGCTGCTTGATGCTAATATGAATATAAAGCTGGCAG ACTTTGGCTTTGGGAACTTCTACAATGCTGGTGAGCCTCTTTCCACCTGGTGCGGCAGTCCACCATACGCAGCCCCAGAAGTCTTTGAAGGGAAGGAGTATGAAGGGCCACAGCTGGACATCTGG AGCCTTGGCGTGGTTCTGTATGTGCTGGTCTGTGGCTCGCTGCCATTTGATGGTGCCACCTTGCCGGCTCTCCGCCAGCGAGTGATGGAAGGCCGTTTCCGGATCCCCTTCTTCATGTCACAAG ACTGTGAAAACTTGATCCGTAAGATGCTGGTGGTGGACCCCACCAAGAGAATCACCATGGCCCAGATCAAGCAGCACCGCTGGATGCTGGCTGACCCCATGGCCCCCCGTCACGCACTGTCCGTGTCCCTCACAGACTACAACTCCAACCTTGGAGACTATAGTGAGCCTGTGCTGAGCATCATGCAGACCCTGGGCATCGACAGGCAGAAGACGGTGGAG TCGCTCCAGAGTAGTAGCTACAACCACTTCTCTGCCATCTACTATCTGCTGCTTGAGAGGGTGAAGGAGTATCGTAGCCAGCAGATCACACTCCACTGTGGGACCTGgggccagagacccagaagctTGTCTGATGCCACCAGCCAAGAA GTGATGATTGAATCCTCCAAGAGCTTCAGATCGACTTTCCCCAGTCCGGCAAAGAAGGTCCCTTCTGAAATGGAGTGTGACCAGGGTGGCCTATTTCAG CGGGTGGTCTGCCCAGTGGAAGCCAACTTGACTGGGCTGCTCTGGAGCCGTTCCATCTCCCCCAACAGTCTGCTGGAGACCACCATCAGCGAGGAGGTTCGGCCTCCTGACCTGGATGAGGAAGACTGTTTGGCCTCTGTCACTCCTCCACATCTTCCAAGCACTGCTTCCAGAAGACACACCCTGGCTGAGGTGTCCGCCCGCTTCCACCAGTGCAACCCTCCCT GCATCGTTGTGTCGTCCGTCAGTCCGTCAGACGGCGCCGCCTCAGACAGCTGCCTCAAGTCCTCCTCCGATCCCCACCCAAGCCTCTCCACGCCCGCAGTGGGACTCTCTACTCTGCTGCTTTCTGGAGGCTGCTCAGAAGCCCTGGTTCCCACTCCAGCCCCCCTCGCCCTTTCTTCCACCCTGCTCCTCCAGAACCAGGGCACCCTCCTGGCCGCCAGCTTTCAGGAGGGCCGACGAGCCTCAGATACGTCCCTCACTCAAG GCCTGAAGGCGTTCCGTCAGCAGCTGAGGAAGAACACGCGCACCAAAGGGCTGCTGGGGCTCAACAAGATCAAGGGTCTTGCCCGCCAGGTCTGCCCCCCGACATCCTGCCCCAGGGGCAGCCGAGGGTCCCTGGTCCCCTCCATGTGTGCCCCGTCGAGTCTACCGAGCTCCGGCAGCACACGGGAGCGGCGCAGCATGCTGGAGGAAGTGCTTCACCAGCAGAG GATGCTCCAGATCCAGCACCAGTCCCAAGCACAGGTGCTGCCTCAGTCAGTCTTGCAGGGGTCATCCCAGCAGCCCATCCTCTTCCTCTCGCAGCCTCAGCAACACCCTGCATCTCCTCCTCGCCCCAGTAATGTCTTTGCCCCCTCCACCCTGCTTCCTGAACCTGCGGGCCACGCCCCACTCCTCCTGCCCCACTGGCCAGCCCACCTGGCAGCAGCCCATGGACTCATCTACCCCTCGTCTTCATCCCTGTCCCCGGTGGCTTCAGCTGCCTACCTCCTGGAAGCCCAGCTCCATATTAGCCAGCACCCAGTCCGCATTATGGCCTATCCCCACCGGCCCATCCAGACCCAGGGACAACCGTCTTTCCTGCCACATCAGGGGATTCTCACCAGCCCAGGTGTGGAACCTGAGCTCCTGGACCTGGGACGTGCTGGAAAGCAGCGACAGCTGAACAGctgtgtgatggttaaataa